The Streptomyces sp. NBC_01255 genome window below encodes:
- a CDS encoding aldehyde dehydrogenase family protein, whose protein sequence is MSEKTEQRLSVFKTYKLYVGGKFPRSESGRVYEVTAKTSAAGAAGKGKWLANAPLSSRKDARDAVVAARKAFGGWAGATAYNRGQILYRVAEMLEGRREQFVREVADAEGLSKSKAAVVVDAAIDRWVWYAGWTDKIAQIVGGANPVAGPYFNLSSPEPTGVVTVVAPQDSSFLGLVSVIAPVIATGNTAVVIASEKSPLPALSLGEVLATSDLPGGVVNILSGKASEMGPHLAAHQDVNGIDLTGATEGDLARDLEIAAADNLKRVLRPRTEDFAESPGTDRMTAFLETKTVWHPTGSLGASGSSY, encoded by the coding sequence ATGTCTGAGAAGACCGAGCAGCGACTGAGCGTTTTCAAGACCTACAAGCTGTACGTCGGGGGCAAGTTCCCCCGCTCCGAGAGCGGCCGGGTGTACGAGGTGACGGCGAAGACATCAGCCGCTGGCGCGGCGGGGAAGGGCAAGTGGCTGGCGAACGCCCCGCTCTCCTCCCGCAAGGACGCCCGTGACGCGGTCGTCGCCGCCCGCAAGGCCTTCGGCGGCTGGGCGGGCGCGACCGCGTACAACCGCGGCCAGATCCTCTACCGCGTCGCCGAGATGCTGGAGGGCCGCCGCGAGCAGTTCGTCCGCGAGGTCGCGGACGCGGAGGGCCTGTCCAAGTCGAAGGCGGCGGTCGTCGTCGACGCGGCGATCGACCGCTGGGTCTGGTACGCGGGCTGGACCGACAAGATCGCCCAGATCGTGGGCGGCGCCAACCCGGTCGCGGGCCCGTACTTCAACCTCTCCTCGCCCGAGCCGACGGGCGTCGTGACCGTCGTCGCCCCCCAGGACTCGTCGTTCCTGGGCCTGGTCTCGGTGATCGCCCCGGTGATCGCGACGGGCAATACGGCCGTGGTCATCGCGTCCGAGAAGTCCCCCCTCCCGGCGCTCTCCCTGGGTGAGGTGCTCGCCACCTCCGACCTGCCGGGCGGTGTCGTGAACATCCTCTCCGGCAAGGCCTCCGAGATGGGCCCGCACCTCGCGGCCCACCAGGACGTCAACGGGATCGACCTGACGGGCGCGACCGAGGGCGACCTGGCGCGCGACCTGGAGATCGCGGCCGCGGACAACCTGAAGCGCGTCCTGCGCCCCCGTACCGAGGACTTCGCGGAGTCCCCGGGCACGGACCGCATGACCGCGTTCCTGGAGACGAAGACGGTCTGGCACCCCACGGGCTCGCTGGGCGCGAGCGGCTCCTCGTACTAG
- a CDS encoding TerD family protein has translation MMRGLIKGDNVFVPTAALRVAVRNDIDVAALLVTERGRVRGDADIVFDGAPVHPSGAVRLSDGGDGDEDGFVWVDADLTGIEEEISRVLVVASTDDGALRDVNDLSVRVLGPDGATVVGYEVTEAGGETAMVLAELYRRAGGWKFRAVGQGYLDGLVGLAEDHGVDVAEEEAVEHSPAEVSPAAPAEAEAETRNPEAPQVPVPTQAPAPAPVPTSIPAPAKIQAPSQAPAPVPYPYPPVAQGPSGWTFGAVFEPRTLSGAGNTVLDVEDLPPGPVMVELAVKTDGHTSVWTLGPKSRQVDLLVNSTERDFRGRLLHVVPETGRLRMKLGAAGPWQARVLPLAAAQLLTEDTMESWGPNVLLHTGGPIDIAFHYRGSSNFIVNSYDLAGHDDPATLPDFLLPRINEIGRRRESLSLPEGPVLVHLVRADGPWRARLKQPSAAAAWLRRARR, from the coding sequence ATGATGAGGGGATTGATCAAGGGAGACAACGTCTTCGTCCCGACGGCCGCGCTGCGCGTCGCCGTCCGGAACGACATCGACGTGGCGGCGCTGCTCGTGACGGAGCGGGGCAGGGTCCGGGGGGACGCGGACATCGTCTTCGACGGCGCCCCGGTCCACCCGTCGGGCGCCGTACGGCTCTCCGACGGCGGGGACGGCGACGAGGACGGCTTTGTCTGGGTGGACGCCGACCTCACGGGCATCGAGGAGGAGATCTCCCGCGTCCTCGTGGTCGCGTCGACGGACGACGGCGCCCTGCGGGACGTGAACGACCTGTCCGTACGGGTCCTCGGGCCGGACGGCGCGACGGTCGTCGGGTACGAGGTGACCGAAGCGGGCGGCGAGACGGCGATGGTGCTCGCGGAGCTGTACCGACGGGCGGGCGGCTGGAAGTTCCGCGCGGTGGGCCAGGGGTACCTGGACGGCCTCGTCGGCCTGGCGGAGGACCACGGGGTCGACGTGGCCGAGGAGGAGGCGGTGGAGCATTCCCCGGCGGAGGTTTCCCCTGCGGCCCCGGCGGAGGCGGAGGCCGAGACGCGGAATCCGGAAGCGCCGCAGGTCCCGGTCCCGACCCAGGCCCCGGCCCCGGCCCCCGTTCCGACCTCCATCCCGGCCCCCGCCAAGATCCAGGCCCCTTCCCAGGCCCCGGCCCCCGTCCCGTACCCGTACCCGCCCGTCGCGCAGGGCCCGTCGGGCTGGACGTTCGGGGCCGTCTTCGAGCCGCGCACACTCTCCGGCGCGGGCAACACGGTCCTCGACGTCGAGGACCTCCCGCCGGGCCCCGTCATGGTCGAACTCGCCGTCAAGACCGACGGTCACACCAGCGTGTGGACCCTCGGCCCGAAGAGCAGGCAGGTGGACCTCCTCGTCAACAGCACTGAGCGGGACTTCCGGGGCCGCTTGCTCCACGTCGTCCCCGAGACCGGACGACTGCGAATGAAGCTGGGCGCGGCCGGGCCCTGGCAGGCGCGGGTCCTGCCGCTGGCGGCGGCCCAGCTCCTGACGGAGGACACGATGGAGTCCTGGGGCCCGAACGTCCTGCTGCACACGGGAGGGCCGATCGACATCGCCTTCCACTACCGAGGCAGCAGCAACTTCATCGTCAACTCCTACGACCTGGCGGGGCACGACGACCCCGCGACCCTCCCGGATTTCCTGCTGCCGCGCATCAACGAGATCGGCAGGCGCCGGGAGTCCCTGTCGCTGCCCGAGGGCCCGGTCCTCGTCCATCTGGTGCGGGCGGACGGCCCCTGGCGCGCGCGACTGAAGCAGCCGAGCGCGGCGGCGGCCTGGCTACGACGCGCCAGGCGCTGA
- a CDS encoding uridine kinase family protein has product MLDTNGLPRGSTARGNGSHWCPVSSLPIPTRVVLLAGPSGSGKSSLAAVTGLPVLRLDDFYKEHDDPSLPLVDGSSDIDWDSPRSWDADAAVAAIVELCRTGRTDVPVYDISTSSRVDHERLDIERTPLFVAEGIFAAEIVNRCRELDVLADALCLRGRPSTTFRRRLARDLKEGRKSVPFLLRRGWRLMRAERAIVARQAQLGAHPCAKDEALGRLAAAAAGRHRTPTAR; this is encoded by the coding sequence ATGCTCGATACCAACGGCCTTCCTCGGGGGTCCACCGCACGGGGGAATGGTTCACACTGGTGTCCCGTGAGTTCCCTACCGATACCGACCCGCGTCGTCCTGCTCGCCGGTCCCTCCGGCTCCGGCAAGTCGTCCCTCGCCGCCGTCACCGGCCTCCCGGTCCTGCGCCTCGACGACTTCTACAAGGAGCACGACGACCCGTCGCTCCCGCTCGTCGACGGCAGCTCGGACATCGACTGGGACTCCCCACGGTCCTGGGACGCGGACGCCGCCGTCGCCGCGATCGTCGAACTGTGCCGTACGGGACGGACCGACGTCCCCGTGTACGACATCTCCACCAGTTCCCGGGTGGACCACGAGCGGCTCGACATCGAGCGGACCCCGCTCTTCGTGGCGGAGGGGATCTTCGCCGCGGAGATCGTGAACCGCTGCCGCGAGCTCGACGTCCTCGCCGACGCGCTCTGCCTCCGCGGCCGCCCCTCGACGACCTTCCGCCGCCGGCTGGCCCGGGACCTCAAGGAGGGCCGGAAGTCCGTGCCGTTCCTGCTGCGCCGCGGCTGGCGGCTGATGCGTGCCGAGCGGGCGATCGTGGCCCGCCAGGCGCAGCTGGGCGCCCACCCCTGTGCCAAGGACGAGGCCCTGGGCCGCCTCGCCGCGGCGGCGGCGGGCCGCCACCGCACGCCGACGGCCCGCTGA
- a CDS encoding SigE family RNA polymerase sigma factor, giving the protein MNALHSTTSSAVVTRLHDVVRSTEKSGAVNGRGCVRSVGRQRKAPYMVAIADGGAAYGEVTGERSCSEAEFTAYVQERRASLYATAYHLTGDRFEAEDLLQSALFSTYRAWDRISDKAAVGGYLRRTMTNLHISAWRRRKLNEYPTEELPETVGETDAMRGTELRAVLWQALARLPELQRTMLVLRYYEGRTDPEIAEILDISVGTVKSSIWRSLRRLREDEVLSFGRDEEESFGELVA; this is encoded by the coding sequence ATGAACGCACTGCACAGCACCACCTCAAGCGCAGTAGTCACGCGTCTCCACGACGTCGTACGGAGCACCGAGAAGTCCGGCGCGGTGAACGGGCGGGGGTGCGTTCGCAGCGTCGGGCGTCAGCGCAAGGCGCCGTACATGGTGGCCATTGCTGACGGGGGAGCGGCGTACGGGGAGGTCACGGGGGAGCGTTCCTGCTCGGAGGCCGAGTTCACGGCCTACGTCCAGGAGCGTCGTGCCTCCCTGTACGCCACCGCCTACCACCTGACCGGTGACCGTTTCGAGGCCGAGGACCTGCTCCAGAGCGCGCTGTTCTCCACGTACCGCGCCTGGGACCGGATCAGCGACAAGGCCGCGGTCGGCGGATACCTCCGCCGGACGATGACCAACCTGCACATCAGCGCGTGGCGCCGGCGCAAGCTCAACGAGTACCCGACCGAGGAACTGCCCGAGACGGTCGGCGAGACGGACGCGATGCGCGGCACGGAGCTGCGCGCCGTGCTGTGGCAGGCGCTGGCCCGGCTGCCCGAGCTCCAGCGCACGATGCTGGTGCTGCGCTACTACGAGGGCCGGACCGATCCGGAGATCGCGGAGATCCTGGACATCAGTGTCGGCACGGTGAAGTCGAGCATCTGGCGGTCGCTGCGGCGACTGCGCGAGGACGAGGTGCTGAGCTTCGGCCGTGACGAGGAAGAGTCCTTCGGCGAGCTGGTGGCCTGA
- the afsQ1 gene encoding two-component system response regulator AfsQ1, which yields MPFLLLIEDDDAIRTALELSLSRQGHRVATAATGEDGLQLLREQRPDLVVLDVMLPGIDGFEVCRRIRRTDQLPIILLTARSDDIDVVVGLESGADDYVVKPVQGRVLDARIRAVLRRGERESTDSATYGSLVIDRSAMTVTKNGEDLQLTPTELRLLLELSRRPGQALSRQQLLRLVWEHDYLGDSRLVDACVQRLRAKVEDVPSSPTLIRTVRGVGYRLDVPA from the coding sequence GTGCCTTTTCTGCTGCTGATCGAGGACGACGACGCCATCCGCACGGCCCTCGAACTCTCCCTGTCCCGGCAGGGCCACCGGGTGGCCACCGCCGCGACGGGTGAGGACGGCCTCCAGCTGCTGCGTGAGCAGCGGCCGGACCTGGTCGTGCTCGACGTCATGCTGCCCGGCATCGACGGTTTCGAGGTCTGCCGGCGCATCCGCCGTACCGACCAGTTGCCGATCATTCTGCTGACCGCGCGCAGCGACGACATCGACGTGGTCGTGGGCCTGGAGTCCGGTGCCGACGACTACGTCGTGAAGCCGGTGCAGGGCCGGGTCCTCGACGCCCGCATCCGGGCCGTACTGCGGCGCGGCGAGCGGGAGTCGACGGACTCCGCGACGTACGGCTCGCTGGTGATCGACCGGTCCGCGATGACGGTCACCAAGAACGGCGAGGACCTCCAGCTCACCCCGACCGAGCTGCGGCTGCTCCTGGAGCTGAGCCGGCGGCCCGGCCAGGCGCTCTCCCGGCAGCAGTTGCTGCGGCTCGTGTGGGAGCACGACTACCTGGGCGACTCGCGGCTCGTCGACGCCTGTGTGCAGCGGCTGCGCGCCAAGGTGGAGGACGTGCCGTCCTCGCCGACGCTCATCCGTACCGTCCGCGGCGTCGGTTACCGGCTGGACGTTCCTGCGTGA
- a CDS encoding HAMP domain-containing sensor histidine kinase, which translates to MSKGILARLRLSSLRLRLVVVFALVALTAAVAASGIAYWLNREAVLTRTQDGALNDFRQEMQNRAATLPLRPTEDDLRRTAEQMASGSAGYQVLLLGERAAGKPIAGASDPDDFTLADVPRSLRDAVDTKRPVTEANPYPYHLFWQRTERDGTPYLVGGTRIDGGGPAGYMFKSLAAEKADLNSLGWSLGIATALAVAGSVLLAQVAATTVLRPVHRLGEAAKQLGEGKLDTRLRVTGADELADLTRTFNSAAESLQKKVADMSAREESSRRFVADMSHELRTPLTALTAVTEVLEDEQDSLDPMIAPAVALVVSETHRLNNLVENLMEVTRFDAGTARLVLDEVDIADQITACIDARAWLDAVDLDAERGIVAPLDPRRLDVILANLIGNALKHGGSPVRVSVRTEDGELVIAVRDHGPGIPEEVLPHVFDRFYKASASRPRSDGSGLGLSIAMENALIHGGSITAANSTGEDGAVDGAVFVLRLPLDASGITREVQTRSSQGEVEEA; encoded by the coding sequence GTGAGCAAGGGGATCCTCGCGCGGCTGCGGCTCTCCAGCCTGCGGCTGCGGCTCGTCGTCGTCTTCGCCCTGGTCGCGCTCACCGCGGCCGTCGCCGCCTCCGGCATCGCGTACTGGCTGAACCGCGAGGCCGTGCTCACCCGTACCCAGGACGGGGCGCTCAACGACTTCCGGCAGGAGATGCAGAACCGGGCGGCGACGCTGCCGCTGCGGCCCACCGAGGACGATCTGCGGCGGACCGCCGAGCAGATGGCGAGCGGCAGCGCCGGCTACCAGGTCCTGCTGCTCGGCGAGCGGGCCGCGGGCAAGCCGATCGCCGGCGCCTCCGACCCGGACGACTTCACACTCGCCGACGTGCCGCGCTCGCTGCGGGACGCCGTGGACACCAAGCGGCCGGTGACGGAGGCCAACCCGTATCCGTACCACCTGTTCTGGCAGCGCACGGAGCGGGACGGGACGCCGTACCTGGTCGGCGGGACACGGATCGACGGCGGCGGGCCCGCCGGCTACATGTTCAAGTCACTGGCCGCCGAGAAGGCCGATCTGAACTCGCTCGGCTGGTCGTTGGGGATCGCGACGGCCCTCGCGGTGGCCGGCTCCGTGCTGCTCGCGCAGGTCGCGGCGACGACCGTGCTGCGCCCGGTGCACCGGCTCGGCGAGGCGGCCAAGCAGCTCGGCGAGGGGAAGCTCGACACCCGGCTGCGGGTCACCGGCGCGGACGAACTGGCCGATCTGACCCGTACGTTCAACAGCGCGGCGGAGTCGTTGCAGAAGAAGGTCGCGGACATGAGCGCGCGGGAGGAGTCCAGCCGGCGTTTCGTGGCGGACATGTCGCACGAGCTGCGGACCCCGCTGACCGCGCTGACCGCCGTCACCGAGGTGCTGGAGGACGAGCAGGACTCGCTCGACCCGATGATCGCCCCGGCGGTGGCGCTGGTCGTGAGCGAGACCCATCGCCTCAACAACCTGGTGGAGAACCTGATGGAGGTGACCCGCTTCGACGCGGGCACCGCCCGGCTCGTCCTCGACGAGGTGGACATCGCCGACCAGATCACCGCGTGCATCGACGCGCGGGCCTGGCTGGACGCGGTCGATCTCGACGCCGAGCGCGGGATCGTGGCGCCGCTCGACCCGCGCCGCCTCGACGTGATCCTGGCGAACCTCATCGGGAACGCGCTGAAGCACGGCGGTTCGCCGGTCCGGGTCTCGGTGCGTACGGAGGACGGCGAGCTGGTCATCGCGGTGCGCGACCACGGTCCCGGCATCCCCGAGGAGGTGCTGCCGCACGTCTTCGACCGCTTCTACAAGGCGAGCGCCTCCCGGCCCAGGTCGGACGGGAGCGGGCTCGGCCTGTCGATCGCGATGGAGAACGCTCTGATCCACGGCGGTTCGATCACGGCCGCCAACTCGACCGGCGAGGACGGGGCGGTGGACGGCGCGGTGTTCGTGCTGCGGCTGCCCCTGGACGCCTCGGGGATCACCCGCGAGGTACAGACCCGCAGCAGCCAGGGCGAGGTGGAGGAAGCGTGA
- a CDS encoding VanZ family protein has product MQRQGSGGSAAVVVRVVGFIGLLAHLLLVAWVSLRPRDVAWVTAPNTIPLAGLRADLALGGVEAARLIGEGLLLLAPLGVLLPMADGRLDVSRWASLARTTAAGALVSLAVELLQTAVPGQVVDVDSVILNTAGVALAHVLFVPVGRARLRRRSAAGRAESAAGTGPGEGAPLLRNETPQGPTPTIPRVPIAR; this is encoded by the coding sequence GTGCAGCGTCAAGGTTCGGGCGGCAGTGCCGCCGTGGTCGTCCGCGTGGTGGGGTTCATCGGCCTCCTCGCGCATCTGCTGCTCGTCGCCTGGGTCAGCCTGCGGCCACGGGACGTGGCCTGGGTGACCGCGCCGAACACGATCCCGCTGGCCGGGCTCCGGGCCGATCTGGCCCTCGGCGGCGTCGAGGCGGCCCGGCTGATCGGCGAGGGACTGCTGCTCCTGGCCCCTCTCGGGGTGCTGCTCCCGATGGCCGACGGGCGGCTCGACGTCTCCCGCTGGGCCTCGCTGGCCCGGACGACCGCCGCCGGCGCGCTGGTGTCGCTGGCCGTGGAGCTGCTGCAGACCGCCGTACCGGGTCAGGTCGTGGACGTGGACTCCGTAATCCTGAACACCGCCGGGGTGGCGCTCGCCCATGTCCTCTTCGTGCCGGTCGGCCGGGCACGGCTGCGCCGCAGGTCGGCGGCGGGCCGGGCGGAGTCCGCCGCGGGGACCGGTCCGGGTGAGGGTGCCCCCCTCCTGCGGAACGAGACGCCTCAGGGTCCGACCCCGACGATTCCCAGGGTCCCGATCGCCCGGTAG
- a CDS encoding PspC domain-containing protein yields the protein MAALVRPREGRMIGGVCAALARRFGTSATTMRVIFLVSCLLPGPQFLIYLALWVFLPQEKSASTAW from the coding sequence ATGGCCGCTCTCGTCCGCCCTCGTGAAGGACGCATGATCGGTGGAGTGTGCGCGGCGCTGGCCCGGCGCTTCGGCACCTCCGCGACGACGATGCGCGTGATCTTCCTGGTCTCGTGTCTGCTGCCCGGCCCGCAGTTCCTCATCTACCTGGCGCTGTGGGTGTTCCTGCCGCAGGAGAAGAGCGCGAGCACGGCCTGGTAG
- a CDS encoding adenosine deaminase — protein MTSQTPNVPTADQIRRAPKVLLHDHLDGGLRPGTVIELAREQGYEQLPETEPDKLGIWFREAADSGSLERYLETFAHTCAVMQTRDALVRVAAECAVDLAEDGVVYAEVRYAPEQHLEAGLTLEEVVEAVNEGFREGERQARANGHRIRVGALLTAMRHAARALEIAELANRYRDTGVVGFDIAGAEAGYPPTRHLDAFEYLKRENNHFTIHAGEAFGLPSIWQALQWCGADRLGHGVRIIDDIEVAEDGSVRLGRLAAYVRDKRIPLEMCPTSNLQTGAADSYAAHPIGLLRKLHFRATVNTDNRLMSGTSMSREFELLIDAFGYTLDDMQWFTVNAMKSAFIPFDERLAMINDVIKPGYAELKSEWLFQQTAATSEASRTEG, from the coding sequence ATGACGAGCCAGACCCCCAACGTCCCCACCGCGGACCAGATCCGCCGTGCCCCGAAGGTGCTGCTCCACGACCACCTCGACGGCGGCCTGCGCCCCGGCACGGTCATCGAACTCGCCCGCGAGCAGGGCTACGAACAGCTCCCCGAGACCGAGCCCGACAAGCTCGGCATCTGGTTCCGCGAGGCCGCCGACTCCGGCTCCCTGGAGCGGTACCTGGAGACCTTCGCGCACACCTGCGCCGTCATGCAGACCCGTGACGCCCTGGTCCGGGTCGCCGCCGAGTGCGCGGTCGACCTCGCCGAGGACGGGGTCGTGTACGCGGAGGTGCGCTACGCCCCCGAACAGCACCTGGAGGCCGGTCTCACCCTCGAAGAGGTCGTGGAGGCCGTCAACGAGGGCTTCCGGGAGGGTGAGCGGCAGGCCAGGGCCAACGGCCACCGCATCCGGGTCGGCGCCCTGCTCACCGCCATGCGGCACGCCGCCCGCGCCCTGGAGATCGCCGAACTCGCCAACCGCTACCGCGACACCGGCGTCGTCGGCTTCGACATCGCGGGCGCCGAGGCCGGCTACCCGCCCACCCGCCACCTCGACGCCTTCGAGTACCTCAAGCGGGAGAACAACCACTTCACGATCCACGCGGGCGAGGCCTTCGGGCTGCCCTCCATCTGGCAGGCGCTCCAGTGGTGCGGCGCCGACCGGCTCGGGCACGGCGTCCGGATCATCGACGACATCGAGGTCGCGGAGGACGGCTCGGTCCGCCTCGGCCGGCTCGCCGCTTATGTCCGCGACAAGCGGATCCCCCTGGAGATGTGCCCCACCTCCAACCTCCAGACCGGAGCCGCCGACTCGTACGCCGCACACCCCATCGGCCTGCTCCGCAAGCTGCACTTCCGCGCCACGGTCAACACCGACAACCGGCTGATGAGCGGCACGAGCATGAGCCGGGAATTCGAGCTGCTGATCGACGCATTCGGATACACGCTCGACGACATGCAGTGGTTCACCGTCAATGCGATGAAATCAGCGTTCATTCCTTTCGACGAACGCCTGGCCATGATCAACGACGTGATCAAGCCCGGATATGCCGAGCTCAAGTCCGAATGGCTGTTCCAGCAGACCGCCGCGACCAGCGAAGCTTCCCGTACGGAGGGCTGA
- a CDS encoding GNAT family N-acetyltransferase produces MTSLAIDSELPRVHGFLSAFRRRQAARTVDFPGGFAVFDEAYALSRGNNHLLVEGPVDPEALPGLADELQGSLPYRLVYVLDEEVAAACREPMERAGFRHSTSLLMCHSGPVPVHGGAREVDLDVLREPALASWSRFAPDASPEQVRDLVERRAARRRGAEVVRFLASYSSDGEVAGWVDLYMDPAAGIAQIEDLVTAEAHLGQGHAGAVLDTALRMAADAGCTTRFLSARPTDWPHRWYGRKGFEAIGSATRFERA; encoded by the coding sequence ATGACTTCCCTGGCGATCGACTCCGAACTCCCGCGCGTCCACGGCTTCCTGTCCGCCTTCCGCCGCCGCCAGGCGGCCCGTACGGTCGACTTCCCCGGCGGTTTCGCGGTCTTCGACGAGGCGTACGCGCTGTCCCGGGGGAACAACCACCTGCTGGTCGAAGGGCCGGTCGATCCCGAGGCGCTGCCGGGGCTCGCGGACGAGCTCCAGGGCTCCCTGCCGTACCGCCTCGTGTACGTCCTCGACGAGGAGGTCGCCGCGGCCTGCCGGGAGCCGATGGAGCGGGCCGGGTTCCGGCACTCGACCTCTCTGCTCATGTGCCACAGCGGCCCCGTGCCCGTCCACGGCGGGGCGCGGGAGGTGGACCTGGACGTGCTGCGGGAGCCCGCCCTCGCCTCCTGGAGCCGCTTCGCGCCGGACGCCTCGCCGGAGCAGGTCCGCGACCTGGTGGAGCGGCGGGCGGCCCGGCGGCGGGGCGCCGAGGTCGTGCGGTTCCTCGCCTCGTACTCCTCCGACGGCGAGGTGGCGGGATGGGTCGACCTCTACATGGACCCGGCGGCCGGGATCGCGCAGATCGAGGACCTGGTCACGGCCGAGGCCCACCTCGGGCAGGGCCACGCCGGGGCCGTCCTGGACACGGCGCTCCGCATGGCCGCGGACGCGGGCTGCACCACCCGCTTCCTGTCCGCGCGCCCCACGGACTGGCCGCACCGCTGGTACGGCCGGAAGGGCTTCGAGGCCATCGGAAGCGCGACCCGCTTCGAACGGGCTTAG
- a CDS encoding alpha/beta hydrolase produces the protein MAHYALVGPSEARRPRLGRPVGGSRSAAVGGVVLLLPDGEPMSGRRASAWAHLGVLPLGRALVKDGRAEGLVGHVVRYRGRGWNGTDAELAADASWAVAEAVRRYGDVPVCLVGHGMGARAALRAAGHDAVGAVVALAPWLPEDDVAAEPEPVRQLVGRRVLIVHGTNDARTDPELSFRFAARAKKANRDTCRFEVHSDGHALRQYAAEVQALAADFALGALFARPVARPVTDALAAPPPLGLRMPLAAGFGSSYPRP, from the coding sequence ATGGCGCACTACGCACTCGTGGGGCCGTCCGAGGCCCGGAGACCCCGGCTCGGCCGTCCCGTTGGAGGTTCCCGGTCGGCGGCGGTGGGCGGCGTGGTGCTGCTCCTGCCCGACGGTGAGCCGATGTCGGGACGGCGCGCTTCGGCATGGGCGCACCTGGGGGTCCTGCCGCTCGGGCGGGCGCTCGTCAAGGACGGGCGGGCGGAGGGGCTCGTCGGGCACGTGGTGCGGTATCGGGGCCGCGGGTGGAACGGCACGGACGCGGAGCTCGCGGCGGACGCCTCGTGGGCGGTCGCGGAGGCGGTACGCCGGTACGGCGACGTCCCGGTCTGTCTCGTCGGGCACGGGATGGGGGCGCGGGCGGCGCTGCGGGCCGCCGGGCACGACGCGGTCGGCGCGGTCGTGGCGCTGGCACCGTGGCTGCCGGAGGACGACGTGGCGGCGGAACCGGAGCCGGTGCGGCAGCTGGTGGGGCGCCGCGTGCTGATCGTGCACGGCACGAACGACGCCCGTACGGACCCCGAGCTGTCGTTCCGTTTCGCGGCGCGGGCGAAGAAGGCCAACCGCGACACCTGCCGCTTCGAGGTTCACTCGGACGGGCACGCGCTGCGCCAGTACGCGGCCGAGGTCCAGGCGCTCGCCGCGGACTTCGCCCTCGGCGCGCTCTTCGCCCGGCCGGTGGCCCGGCCCGTGACGGACGCGCTGGCCGCTCCCCCGCCGCTGGGTCTGCGGATGCCGCTCGCGGCGGGCTTCGGGAGCTCGTACCCGCGGCCTTAG
- a CDS encoding LysR family transcriptional regulator, whose protein sequence is MVHEYRSQHRLSPNSNEEDMGLLLAPRLAYFAAVARHEHVTRAAAEMGVPQSTLSRAMVRLEQDLGVALFARRGRTVSLTPAGRRFLTAAEKALAEVERAADTVRADADPTAGRVAFGFLHTMGSETVPALIRAFRVDHPRVRFTLVQNYGEAMIERLRAGDLDLCLTSPVPDAPDLVARRLDEQRLRLVVPDDHRLAGRRRVRLAEAADETFVTLEPGYGLRRITDDLCAEAGFKPRVAFEGEEAETLRGLVAAGLGVALLPPPAVPRPGVVELTVTAPRAAREIGVAWLDGHPDTPPVAAFKKFLLSRRGNLLP, encoded by the coding sequence ATGGTGCATGAGTACAGGTCACAGCATCGGCTGTCACCGAACAGTAACGAAGAAGACATGGGACTGCTGCTCGCCCCGCGGCTCGCGTACTTCGCCGCCGTCGCCCGGCACGAGCACGTGACCCGGGCCGCGGCCGAGATGGGCGTACCGCAGTCCACGCTCTCCCGGGCGATGGTCCGGCTCGAACAGGACCTAGGCGTCGCCCTCTTCGCCCGCCGCGGCCGCACCGTCTCCCTCACCCCGGCCGGCCGCCGCTTCCTCACCGCCGCCGAGAAGGCGCTCGCCGAGGTCGAGCGGGCCGCCGACACCGTACGGGCCGACGCCGACCCCACCGCGGGCCGCGTCGCCTTCGGCTTCCTCCACACCATGGGCTCCGAGACCGTCCCCGCCCTCATCCGCGCCTTCCGCGTCGACCACCCGCGCGTCCGCTTCACCCTCGTCCAGAACTACGGCGAGGCCATGATCGAGCGGCTCAGGGCCGGCGACCTCGACCTCTGCCTCACCTCACCGGTGCCGGACGCCCCCGACCTGGTGGCCCGGCGCCTCGACGAGCAGCGGCTGCGGCTCGTCGTCCCGGACGACCACCGCCTCGCGGGCCGCCGCCGCGTCCGCCTCGCCGAGGCCGCCGACGAGACCTTCGTGACCCTGGAACCGGGATACGGGCTCCGCCGCATCACCGACGACCTGTGCGCCGAGGCCGGCTTCAAGCCCCGCGTCGCCTTCGAGGGCGAGGAGGCCGAGACCCTCCGCGGCCTGGTCGCCGCAGGCCTCGGCGTCGCCCTGCTGCCGCCGCCCGCGGTCCCGCGCCCCGGCGTCGTCGAACTCACCGTCACCGCGCCGCGCGCGGCCCGCGAGATCGGCGTCGCCTGGCTCGACGGCCACCCGGACACGCCCCCGGTCGCCGCCTTCAAGAAGTTCCTCCTGAGCAGGCGCGGAAACCTGCTCCCCTAA